The Amphiura filiformis chromosome 13, Afil_fr2py, whole genome shotgun sequence genome segment tacgcaccatgttcacaagatcaaaaacgcgttccatgacgttttttttcaaatgtgcgcctcgtataaaaccacgccgagtgattgttttcctcttttttgtattgtactacaaatcgattaaagaaataatgttgccatggggaagaaccaaatacagtaccgattaaattttaaaagcccgtttttggggaacattttcgagaatcttgcctgagaaaaaaactgttttgtgaaattatcgatatcttgattacgggacgttaatttagacatctgaatacctacattatttctcaacattctgccaattgctatcccatttgattttcactccaaattgaagctagtattgcaaaaaacgaggtttttcctccatcagttcgttcaaaatttcagcggcgacatgcgtgtttattctaagagccattgtgcggacgcgattgtaatcaagtaattgcgtcatattaaagtaatatatccgcttcgagaacaagcaattgcgtctgatgtatggccgagtggataaagcgttagactgggaatctgttgtgaacttttttgtgggttcgagtccccgtgaggctgaatttccttttttttcctcttttctcatttttacttcctttctttcctcttttctttctccttatcatttctctttttttttcctttctttctttctttctttcttcctttcattttcgttatttttctttctctttctctttctctctctttctttctcttttttcactatttctttattctttcttgctcctttctttagttttatttgattgattcgctgactgcagtgaatcgtgattgattgttgttcactttatataattcagaaatttgtaggcctgctaagtctgtctcgttgttcttcccaaattcgatttgcaaataattgctttttgatattgttgttgatgttattgttgtaccctattacattgtaatcaggtgaatatcagcatttatttatttcatcaaagatatcaaggctataaattcaaaatcaacacattttccagggcgtagcttgacgaagtgcccccaatcaattttaaaatttaaaaatccttatgaaaattgtgcccccccccggcatccgacccggcatgccgcccctcatgacacccccccccccgactcacgagctccgggcacgagctaagccaagtttcatgtcttgaccgtggatcgatattctattgtaagtataggcctacgtcccagtgtacacgcttgttcattttctgcatggctgtttctgttatgaacttacgccctctgatatcaagcgcatgaaaaactctcggctaaccttaaattgatctttcaaatgattttgtactGAATTGCGCgaaaaatgttgactttcatcggtaggagggggcgcagaatcgacgTTGAATTGATCAATTCTGCGCCCCCTAAAGGTGTCAcacagggcacgtgccccctctGACCCCCCCGTCGTACGTCAAGTGTTGTTTCTTGCAAAAGCTGATCGCACATGTGACTCCCGGATGTGACTCAAAGAATGGGGAAGGGGCCAAAGACTCGATGGTTCAAAGTGGATCAGAAAGCGGGGGAACAATGTTATCAATCGCGTTTGGATCTATATTATAGGAGGGCATTGGttgagaatatgacctttttaaaagggggtcttcgggtgagaGCCTAAAAGActcaaaaattgaatttctagttccaaatggcttcaaattgctttgttatttcaaaagaagtaacaaaatcagtgatagatggctcgttgctgttcaaatggaaaaataagggtctaTCGGTGACAGATCAGAAGGAAAAATAAGGGGccttgggtgacagagcatgtgctcataACAAAATATGGGGCCTTTGGGTGACAAAGTGAGAGAGCCCCCCCCCGGATATTAGCGAAATTCAGATCAGCTTGCTGCGCTATGTGTCCTATTATATATCCATTGAATTTTCTGTAGAACTCTGGTTTGCTAGTTTTGATTCTAGCTTCTgcctgttttctttctttctatctttctttctttctatttcggaattgggctattccagctgaaaccaTACAACCCataaatggaagacatgaccttaaatcttgcGCACAGGGAGTGTTACCTGAGAACATAAAAAAAGtgtctcatctactatttccatgctgagAATGAGATTGAATGGgtgtttccatttgaaatctacccccatgtgtgggagattaaggtcatgtcttccacagggggtgtatggatttcaactggaatagcccattgctaatCTCAGCCTATATAgttctgtaatttatatactaaaTGCACACAAATAACGCTGAAAATGTCCGCATTTACTTTGACTATACACATAATACATCTAGcttatatttcaaaataataagaaaagatATTAAGTGATCTGAAAGAAGAACTATGTTTCTTTAAATTTTCTTGTTCAGCAGATTACGAAAAAAAGTGGGAGTGAGGAACTAAAATGGTTCGACTGAGCGTCTTTGTCATGTGTGTTGTTATGATGGTGGTTTGGGATCGCTGCTTGGCCGAAAATGGTAGATATTTTAATCGCAAAAAtgagtatattgcacaatagaacagaaaaacctggttttcgtcgacaaacctggtttttcgatcggaaaaccaggtttatcggccgagaaccctggtttttcgccgataaacttggtttatcactgataaacctggtttttcaatcgaaaaccaggtcaaatcgattgtcatagttttttgaaaaaccaggtttctcggtcgaaaagacgtaattttctttatttttatatcactagcgggacacccgcgcttggCGAGGGTCCCCGcaagatgagtaaatgggagcgttcactaaaacaggaggaattactgaacatgagatagaatcattgaaaagataAATTTTGGGTGAGTAGATCAAAATCATGATAGCTCTGGTTTGTAACCTAACATTGACCCTGGGGTTTGGCATTAAAGTGTGAGTATACATTATCTTAACTAATTAGTAAGTCGCGTGGCTAAGATTAGTGAGtggatataataaaaattccctctaaaagggaaagccagcctcaatgtagaagaggtcttgtaattagttttggtcaatgtgaaaggcatttttaggatcacggcttactacatccatgttacatgacagtccaccaaaccatcaacggtgagaagatgtacactgaaactgcagaaaacattaactcctaatctcctgtcaactctttaattcattattgttcattattattaattcattattgttctctaaattgttctgttctggttttatttgtcttttcagctttttacccacgatatttcaatttccaatttttaataccataacttacgaactcaatttcttcgcttaggaatgtccgattttattggggaaaacggcgttgtggagcaaaatagctctttatgtgaaagcctccaaatttataagctgtccaaaagatgtctgtttttgacatgatacaccatatttcttaaagacccattcagtgatcccagtgcaagagtaaaaaaattaaaattgtttataaattgcttaaaagagaaggataggcctaagtcattcaaattgtcatttggtatttttgaaatgcaaaatttggcaaaagttcaagccccgccattcaaatacttgtagctaattttagatactgtcagtatctaaaaatacagattcgtgtaaaatgtcttattttgtcttaaataggcctacacggcttttggctgaaccattcgcagacttagcacatctatgtaataacaaaggtacggtaccaaaattttgatgatttttacgatcgtccggatgagcaaatcactgaatgggcctttaatattaataatagataagctgcctttaaaaatattattgacaatgttgagagtaggaattaccttgaaaaatgtctcaaaaatacaacatgccagttatattccggtctgaaacgatcagacaatattttaaacattaataacatcataaacccaaatcgtgaaaaaatcaccccgggtagatttttggctatttctccatttacgatcctgcccaaaagtgtctgctttcgatataccacgtcacaaatactacactgcactgactgcaggttttagttaaaagggcatttcgtgatccacagcatcatcccctaacttttctcaaaaaaagttgagatttttatatcactggaaacctctggctacataatgtttatgtacaaaatatttcttgcagattaattcgttagcaaagtaatcgtgaaatttgaatttcgttctggtataccagaacaaaattgcaacacattgtgtacacataaccatgcataactcgtaaaggcaaaatcggaatcaactgaaattttttagaataagctttttttttttttatctactgaaaaatgtcataaaaagaggatgctaggatcacgaaatactccttaaattcgccatataacataatataaactcaccttacatgtacattttttattttaaaataatttgatattaattcgcaatgtatagtttactatatgatagatggtggcaagaacatttataaaggactgattactcactgcaatcttcactcttgtgtgtcttgactgtaagtttatgaatcaaataaaaaagatagaaagtagcttcacttacgttatgtgtcattttatttataacatagaagttattaaattaataaagtaagacaatttatttatatataagtgcatgtcaaatgggtacattgttcaatactataggcctacatgcataaattatgcccatattatagctaggccctaaaaactttattttgcatcggatttttccgttgaaaaggcaaaactgatgttcatgatagcaactatttcatcaatagcattttgagtcatttttatccataaaacgacacaggatatgatagataattactttgacatcaatatggtccatatgatgaagattttgattcttagatctgttatcaacatgatatcacgctgttcagtggtcaaggaccccgggtcaaagacactgaaatgacatacttttcttctgctgaccatatgatgctgtatattaactattattgttacattttaggcctatacctaaaacttttaaagtcatattaattcaaacataactttggtaatactcactcattttcattcgttgaaacggcaaaacatacttacttttccttacacatcgaattaaaatattttaaaaaaaattcaaccacaaaaagttttaacaaaaagtcattccaataccaataaaaattaatctcttgagcaaactgaccccatcccagaaacaggtaccagcccgatgggctggcgaaaaggacCGCCTGGATGATTATGGGAATGGTATATCGTAGGCCTATAGAATTTTAATAGGCAGTTGTTCAACAACTTTGGGGGAGGGGAAGGGGACACTCAAAAGACTTGGACAAGTCTACGTATACGGGTACGGTTTAGGgtatttatgtaataaaatagcAATTCGGTGTGGTATTTAACCCTGGTCTCTATCATCATGAGGCCTAATCGCTTCAGCGATTCTTCCCGTTTAGTAATCGCTCCCGTTTAGTCAACTAGCGGAGCGCGGGCATTCCGCtagtagtttttgaaaaaccaagtttatcggccgagaaacctggtttttccggcgccgataaacttggtttttcactgataaacttggtttttcagtcgaaaaaccaggtttttcgaattcgattgtcatagtttttgataaaccagatttctcgaccgagaaacctggtttttcgatcgaaaaaccaggtttatcgacgaaaaaccaggtttttctgttctattgtgcaatatacttgccatagttATCATAAACTTCTTTTACTCTCTCTTTGGTCTGTTTATACTGTAACTCCAAACCTTTGTCTCGCAATGGCAGGTCGAATTGTTGACATCCTTCAGCATGTTACGGTACGCAGCAAAATATACGGTGATGTCTTACTAGTCCCATTGCTGAAAAGAGACGGATCTGTACCTGTACTTGGACTCTACTTCGCTGCCCATTGGTCTCCTCCTTGTCGTGGTTTCACTCCTATATTGAAAGAGTGGTACCTCAACTTTAAGCAGTCCGACAATCGTGACAAATTAGAGATTGTCTTCGTGAGTTCCGATCGAAGTGACGAGGAATTTGAAATGTTTTATCATGAGATGCCATGGCTTGCATTCCGCGACGACGTCGAATTAAAGGTAAGCAGATGACTGTAAATGGtcggtcgaatccaaccaaaagtgtacacagCATGTTCCGGGCCATAACTTAACAGTATTAATCAATTggttttcgtttttgtattgtgtttattcgccttgatcatacgcttcgcgccatatataataagaccccattctgtgaaaaacttggacacagagaccccaaaacatgctatttttacccattttttcaaaatatttcttaaagcatttttaaaaacatctaaaccagttatgaaaagcagtcattggatttaatctaaattgatttcctgaaaggtgtgtattcaaagattgcctgttcaatttttcacatatttgtacacaattatgaattttttatgataattttttgagtggtatttttttacattacctacgaatacaatttttcatagcactagatatatctttaaaaaatggaaatcactaataaatgcgcaattaatacaagctttgatatgtccaatactgaaatgcattgcattcggacatctttattgtTGTGTTTagttgccagaaattctaaatggcataaaggtaggtttggtaaaaaatatgcattacctccgaatacatggtaaaagctctgtcatttccacaaactgagagaatagtaaattatatttaagcaataggtgcattgTAATGCACTCTTTaatactaccaagtttcaatagcctgcatttaaccatttctgagatattaacaaaataagtaagtattcgtaggtagCTTTCGGTAGCtgaatgttgcctacaaatacaatttgacatcatgaccttattgtgaaacaccgccattcatgccaagacgacggtctgctcatttgaaagaaaaatcagattcgaagaagattagaaggggataaatacttggatttgtcagctgtcatgtgtgcttcattttaaacgtttaccgaccttctggtttctgagtaatttgtgtccaaattgatttattcgaaggtaacttttgacgttttcgctaaggttacctacgaataccatggacaaaaacgacttttctcattgtctcatgatctagacaacacagtggtggaccctataAAGCTGATTATAGTTgctctcaaacgaaaggccacaagacgtaactgactccaagatggacttcacaagtctgcaataacggtttaagcgatttgtgtgcaattaagcaaattaaagtcactttagtgcctttgtttcttacttcaatttctctttcaaccactgtgaaccgacattataaatacatgatagggtctcaagtatcaataaacgcacataaagaaaataatacattcaaagtgctttataaaatgaagatttgattgcgatatccaccaaaagactaattcttacctacaaatactgaaatgttacttacgaatacagaataatacatgacatgtgtaatgaagtgtccctactaATGGACataaattgtcaaaaactttaagcggtacccccggacaatattattacccatatacggattcattcaacaattatttattatgtaaatttgctgtttaactacttgtatatcaaaatgaagtgttcaaaatcttgctaaaagcatcaaaaatttttgatctaaggtaatagcatttattcatttggacgtaccatctgaaagagatctaaaaactaccattttattcattcattatcataatagcgaaatttgaacctctaaactcaatatagatattgttaaatcgctcatgttacctacgagtACCCgagtttcttcacctatcattttataaagcgttaTGTGTAttcgtataattcctaatattcctgaaaacagatatcccactcgttcttatacaatatgtaaattgattcatactcatttgataagtaaaatacagaaactgacctaaacttcttTTTCagaaataaactagcataaattgactaagatcatattgatcgcgttataaaatattttctggttgagctagaattttcctgacaccctgtggtctacattacacgaaaaaagcgttaatatgaatattccatttgttttaggtggattagtattgcgatagtgaaagcatcctagtggtattcgtaggtaacattgggttttgatgtcacatttactatcacacgtcctggatttatttttcaagattagtgatggcacttttggttcctataaggccaacatgccatcaatcaatgagcaaaaggaaaaaaatgtggagacatttttattttggacttttatttttggcccgtggacacttttggttggattcgaccatatatatatatataaagggaGAGAGGAAAGTTAGGAGTCAAACAATAATTGAAACACTGACGGAGGCCTAGATAATGAAAATGCTAACACCTGATGACATAAACTCTAAACCTAGCCCTAAAGGTTAGGTGtaattgcggcccattatggttgaaAAGGTGTATTACGCATACGGGCCatttaggggctggcattttcttcggaagcatatggaaaggtttctataaaCCTGaccacacattttcgtcccaagagcttccaagcaaagaACAACAAGCtgcgaatgtctccaccacagtctttgattacaatacacggttgagtgcatagcaatgtaggagctgtgaagcttctagctaaaaaaatgaccaatttgatgggtttttgtcgaaacctcaagtgttcccttcatccaattaatcagaacttccccctaaaaacacttttagtcactaggtcaacagataacacaattcaatgttatagcaaggcgaatgtggtaaatctgttgaaccCCCTATTTCGACAacaaaaaatgtatgaccccccaccaccaccgatacaccttagcCCCTAAACAGGataaaattttattgattttattgaaatcagtctttttgaataaaataaacacactatctgtggccATCTtttgactccctacattttggtcattaaaaattttatgaccccccctatttttctttccaaaaatgtatgacccccagctgagacccacccccttccgaagaaaattccAGCCCacttatggttgcagaaagaaattaaacgCCCGGGACGCGATaatttttttcgtacatcatatttgtaCATTTTGAGTTTTTTCCGTTTAAATAatcaaacacggaataaagcaaaactcactgaaaaaataagattttctGAAAGGGGGAACAACACTAAAttcttccgcatttggtgtaatcTTGTATTATAGTTCCGGTGAATCGTGCTGCTTGTTTTGATGAAAACACTAGAGTAgaacctcaacattaaaaatctgttcaaaaaatgtttcaaatcgattgtgaattagtgacaggctgtcggaatgaTATCAAGGCCGGAtctggtaaggaggcgaaattgtcggctgaaattcgtgagggcgctgttcaggggCCCGTAGCTCCAGCCCtgcgtagctcaaaagttcgactagATGGAGcccccaaaaaataaattctcatctttaggcaaaagggtataaaaacgaatttactttcttttgttttcacgtgtatttcaatgggacgattatttagtggtgtgcccccttgaaacatttttgaacagattttttaatgttgaggtcctactctattcatttcataaaaacaagcatgATTCACTTAAATTTAGTACCCTCGAGAGGCTCATACATTTCGCTCAGACGCtatttttaaccggaactatacagggttacaccaaatgcggaagaaTTTAGTGGTGTGTAcccttataaggagaaaaatttattttgtttctttatttttttcccaattttttgaaagaatagacagtttaaagaaaaggtgtcaaatatttttcttctatgtatcttagTTACgttttccgaaaaatggcaaatgccgctttggccacattttagccaaaaaagcaCTTTAATTAATCTGGCATTAGGTCTATGCCCAAAACACGTgttgtaggcctatctagttttaccgCTGAATgctcaatttttctttaaataaaggAAAGTCACGTTAATAATTAATTGCAAGGGTCCAGTAGCCAAAACTTGTGTAATAATTACCACCCCCtcataaaaacaaatttgggAGGGTTTAAGGACCTGTGCAGATTTATAGCAAATTAATTAAAATCGTTGAAATCTTATTTTTCCACATATCTCGACAttttgttcagctttgaagcccgtggggttcttcgaaaaattttgtacgggggtgtaccacgcagactttcggatgctgactttctctatacctactttttgctgtttttgctacccatcagtaggcctatacaaattttcaagaaaaagcacccaaatttgccataattgggcgctttaagtgcactttttccaaaatgcgcccaattgggcgcattggtcttcactgaaaaccctCCCATCgttataccaaaatcgctgaaaaggtaccccaaaaccgtggcacatccccgtataccttcatccaggaagaaccccctccgggcTTTGAAGTCCCCTGACGGAATTATAtaaagcacgatttgcatcttgttcgatttaaaattacacattaacatctaaattgggtcagtccatgtcgaaacagattgagtgtacacccaccctcttggattttgctctcatttggctcaggggtacctttcatggatccctaggtgaggtcacaagaaaaaaattcaaattccatttcgtttgcgaatggcgggcaatcaaagtttggcgacctcgaccaaaattgtgaatttaaggggtccaaatgacaaagtgctctctttgaggggcactttcttcttaattgaatcagttgtgatcctctttttgaatgtggtcactcactggctgtgtctgaaatacctaatgccaaaaaagatagatttcggaatttcgttgggatttcagaggggtcaaaatcagcacttcgtactgttcaatcaaattatcttgattttgaaggacccatgataatgtcacagtgcacttataggtcctaattatgttcagaatggattaaccatatgccaatgtctatgagcaattaaaaaagagaaatttctagacccctacagaattttaggccacccctaaagtggttcagccacaaatggcacttaaagtcggcaaattttgacccctaataactttaggtgtacaccagatatgaatttctagtcttttgcatctgaaagaatgtagtttaatgttactaggaacataagatttgttttgtatttttgtgttttagtattgttgacgctttcaaaaatagtcatttttgcctaacataccatgcatacaggatacggtacaaaatgccaattttagtatgatatttttttatatttttgttcactttatagccatttgtattatttatcctgatatttcaagttgctcttgagtcaagtaataagaaaaactactttctaatcctctgtatggatttttataggggtcaaaaatgcacttcctggcaacgatgcacatgcaaagtacaggttatggggtcaaattttcagaatgctcccaattatgtcaagtaatatatcaaattactcgtatggtcatgaggattccaaaaatgtatagtttgttatgtgtcagacctttcaggagggcgctatgacgaaaaatgttcataggtcaacgaccttttgaaagtatcaaaacacaaaaatacaaaacaaatcttatgttcctagtaacataagactacattctttcagatgcaaaagactagaaattcatatctggtgtacacctaaagttattaggtgtcaaaatttgccgattttaagcgccatttgtggctgaaccactttaggggggcctaaaattctgtaggggtctagaaatttctctttttgaattgctcatagacattggcacatggttaatccattctgaacataattaggacctataagtgcactgtggcattatcatgggtccttcaaaatcaaagataatttgattgaacagtatgaagtgctgattttgaccccctctgaaatcccaacgaaattccgaaatcaatcttttttggcattaggcatttcagacacagccagtgagtgaccacaaaaaaaaagagggtcacaactgatttaattaagaagaaaatgcctctcaaagagagcgctttgtcatttggacaccttaaattcccaattttggtcaaggtcgccaaacttagatggcccgccattcggaaacgaaattgaatttgaattttttcttgtgacctcacctaggggtccatgaaaggtacccccgagccaaaggagagcataatccaagagggtgggtgtacactcagtctgttttgacatggactgacccaattgtgaatactctcaatcatctgggaatcatacaatgagagaagaaatttaatctattcaaccagattaacgtaccttggagcaaccaacgttgcggccagtaccactgaccttcagctgggttgtgatgttatacACCTTGAGACCCGATGACGTCaccctgtgacgtcatttggcgaAGTAGAGAACTCAAGGTGTATAatatcacaacccagctgaaggtcagtggtactgaccgcaacgttggttgctccaaggtacgttAATCTGGTTGAATGATTAATTTATTCTCTcattaacatctaaactatcaatTTATATCGAAATTAATATAACAAGCAAAAGCCGACTTTAATTTTGGCTGCATTTATCAAAAAGCCGGATATAGCCCCGGCACAGTGGCATCGCCCCGATAtatccatggtagaaatcgccatggtaggttgaatccacagccacgaaaggtcattttattccgaccttatgagacgcatataattagccaagtgacctgactaaggctactgacaatagccggggta includes the following:
- the LOC140167573 gene encoding nucleoredoxin-like, with translation MAGRIVDILQHVTVRSKIYGDVLLVPLLKRDGSVPVLGLYFAAHWSPPCRGFTPILKEWYLNFKQSDNRDKLEIVFVSSDRSDEEFEMFYHEMPWLAFRDDVELKVSR